cagagcagagagagggagcaatGTCATATAATgtgaatctcattctagttctgtgagcGACACGGCCACGCGTTGGTCTATAGGTAAAAATGTTGTTTAAACAAACCCGTGCCGGCACAACACAAATAAAAAATGTTGAATAACAGGCAccttttcacttttttttttttttttgcgagCATGATAATTAGGAGGCAACTTGAATTAACTCTGATTGCTTTTATTAAAAATTTTACATTGCAAACAGTCCCAATAATTGTTCATGCCACGAGGTACCGGATTATGGCAAATGGGTTCTGGATCGAAACAGTCCAAAACTGAGCGCTGCCAGATCCTGTTCTCAAATTAGCGAACTGAAGATTTAGCTTGCTACTGTGTTCACGATCACCAAATCAGTATCGCCCAAAATTGCTACCGTCGAGGAGGGGCTATTTTCTACTGCTTTCCCTCCCTTCCTGCTTGGTTGCCTACCTTTCCCTAAGACTCTCCATTCCCTCTTGCATATTAGAAATtttgattattttttttacctaAAGCCCGTGGCTTTAATGTTCTGATACATTGTATTTTAAGACTAGTTAAGTCCCATGATAACCCCCTTATGTCTTGTTATCCGTGCATGATGCTGACTAAAAAAACAGACATTTGAGATGGATTCATATTTCCTACTACTCAGAGACCTATTATACGCCTTTTAATAAGACGCATAATAGCTAACACATCCTCATGTCAAAGAATACAATATTTTACATGGAAGGTATACAGGTGTGGGCCTACTTCTAACccatttctctctgctctctcatttTACACCCTTAAGAGTGCTGTCTGTGGACGGAATTATCGAAACGGTGAAACGAAAGCGCTACTATGAGAAGCCATGTCGGCGCAGGCAGCGAGAGAACTACGAGAACTGCAAGAGGATCTATCATTCTGAAATGGCCAGGAAGATCTCCTTCATCTCCCGGACGCAAAGACGAGACCCCTGGGTCGGCTCCTAGATGGAGGGCTATGTTCCGTCCGTGCGAAGAGGACAGTTAGGAGTAAGAGCTCACTGAGTTAGCACTACCCAGCTGGAAGATGGAAGGGGAAAGAAAAGTCCTCTGAAGGGAACTTCAATAAACCGGATCCAACTAGATTTGTATTCCACAATccaaagggttagggttagtggctGACACTTTGAAAAATTGTTCATCATCGAAATGATGTCGTCTGTTTTGAATGGTAATTTTCCCTGTTCATTATAGCACAGTGTGCCAGAGGCGAGCATGTCTGTCTTGTTTGAGAAATGAAACCTTCATTCTTGTTTGAAACGAGACAGTAACTATTTACATGAAAGTATTGTTAACATTTTAGACACAAAGCCAAATTTATGTTTCGCACCTGGATCAAAAGTTGTGGTAATACTGAAGTTAAATAAATTGTCTCATTGTGTACGTTTGTTTCTAGTACGTTTTGTTTCTGAGATTAAATGAACCAATTTTGCTTGCGCCCACCACttatttttgttagttttgtGCCATATTGCACTATTTTGAGGTAAGCCATGTTCTATAAATGAAAACGTCCTTTATACAATGCTTTTTTAGAGTATTGTAAAAAAGAATGGCATTTGTTTTGGGATGAACAAACAATTTATAGATTAGGTTGCAAATTGATAACAATATATTCATTTTAAAAGGAGAATTTGAACAACAGTGTAATTATGCATGACAGCAGGATATCAGTCTCCTAAGACATTGGCTTCATCCCAAATTGTACCCTATTTCCTGTATAGTGCACCCCTTAATGGTCCATTTAAGTCCATTCCTTGCCAGAGATGCATAAACTATGGACGGGTTGTCACATCCACTGGTTTCTCTAAATGGGGGCCCCCAATGTGAGCTCGTGCTCTAGCGCCCATAAAAGCAAAAGCACTTGCTGCCCTGCAGAGGTTGCTGGCCAGAGCAAATCGTCTTGGCATTGTGGAGTAGGGCAATAAATTATCTATGATGGATTTGCAAGTTTTTCGGTTGGCGGCTGACCTACCTCCAATAGAGAAGTGGCGGAAGTCAGAATCAATGATTTTGGAAAGCGGGCTATAGATAGACTATAATAAAAATTGTGGAGACTGTTTAAAAGGTAAATCTACAACATGTTGGCCACTCATTTCAAGCAATGTCTCATGATACACTTGTCTCAAGAAATTGCCTGAAATTCTGATATTCTTATTGtttcaaataaaatattatttgttaCATACGCAGCGCCACTCGGGCActtcatctcagtgcaagaggcgtcactacagtccctggttcgaatccaggctgaatcacatccggacgttattgggagtcccatagggcggcgcacaattggcccaaagtcatccgggtttggctggggtaggccgtcattgtaaataagaatttgttcttaaactgacttgcctagttaaataaaggttaaataaatacaaatatgttTTGCTTATGTTAAcacaggtgtagcgaaatgcttatgtttgcaaataaaaaacatttaaagaaAATAATTAACAAATATAAGAATGAGCAATCTGAGTCCGGTATATAACTAGTGccttgatgagggggaaaactatttaatccattttagaataaggctgtaacgtaacagaatgtggaaaaagtcaaggggtctgaatactttccgaaggtactgtatatgtgtatagacattatggacagtatatgagtagaaaaggtgtgtacagcagtaattatataggatgagccttaactagaatacagtatatgcatatgaagtgggtaaaacggTGTGTAAAATTATATTGTAGTAACCAGTGGTCAATAACTTTGTACATACAGCAGCAGTCTcgaaggtgcagggttgagtatcGGGTGTTGGCCAGCTAGTAACAGGGACTCAATTCAAGgaagggtactgggcggaggccagctagtggtgactatttaacagtctggtggcctggagatagaagctgtttttcagtctctctgtcccagggtTGATGCGCCTGTACTGTCTCTGCCTTAtagatagcggggtgaacaggcagacactaggccctcaaaaacctgcagacactaggccctcaatggaatgagtttgacacccctggtctagggtgttggGTAAGGTGgatgtgatatgatccttaactagcctctcaaaatactccatgatgacagaagtgagtgttacAGGGCGAGACGATAGTCATTTAGTGccgttaccttcactttcttgggtacagggacaaCGGTgtacatcttgaagcaagtggggacaaaagactgggatagagagagattgaatatgtctgtaaacactccataAGAACATTGTGGAAGGACCTCCAAATATAATTAGGCCTGTTCATTTCTGGATCAGATGATATGTTTTAGGAATGGTTGGGTCATCACAAAAATGTAAATGGCTATTATAGGGTATAATTTATCTACACCAATGGTACCCAAACTTTCTATAGTCcctaccccttcaaacattcaacctccagctgcgtaccccctctagcaccagggtcagcgcactctcaaatgttgttttgccatcattgtaagcctgccacacacacactataagatACATTtgttaaacataagaatgagtgtttttgtcacaacccagctcatgggaagtgacaaagagctcttacaggaccagggtacaaataataatataataatccaTAATttctctttatttagccatcttacatattaaACGTAATTTGTTCATCAGAAATTGTGAATAActaaggcctcccgggtggcgcagtggtctagggcactgcatcgcagtgctagctgcgccaccagagtctctgggttcccgcccaggctctgtcgcagccggctgcgaccgggaggtccgtggggcgacgcacaattggcctagcgtcggtttggccggtagggatatccttgtctcatcgcgctccagcgactcctgtggggggccgggcgcagtgtgcgctaaccaagggggccaggtgcacggcgtttcctccgacacattggtgcggctggcttccgggttggaggcgcgctgtgttaagaagcagtgcggcttggttgggttgtgcttcggaggacgcatggctttcgatcttcgtctctcccgagcctgtacgggagttgtagcgatgagacaagatagtaattactagcgattggataccatgaaaattggggagaaaaggggataaaaaatgttttaaaaatgtatttaaaaaaaaaagaaattgtgaataactcaccacaggttaatgagaagggtgtgcttgaaaggatgttgggttgtattggagagagtctcagtcttaaatcattttccacacacaagtctgtgcctgtatttagttttcatgctagcgagggccgagaatccactctcacataggtacgagGTTGTCTCTGTGTCTTATCAGCACGATTTGCCCAAtccagcccaatccagaaatctggcagtggcttctgattaagtggactggaggcagggcatgaaagggataacgaatccagttgtttgtgtcgtctgttTTGGGAAAgaacctgcgtaattgcgcacccagctcactcaggtgcttcgctatatcacatttgacattgtctgtaagcttgagttcatttgcacacaaaaaaatcctacaataatggaaagacctgtgtgttgtccttgttaatgcagacaggaaagagctccaacttcttaatcatggcctcaattttgtcctgcacattgaatatagttgcggagtccctgtaatcctagattcagattattcaggcgagaaaaaacatcacccagataggccagtcgtgtgagaaactggtcatcatgcaagcggtcagacaagtgagaattatggtcagtaaagaactttaagctcgtctctcaacttaaaaaaacgtgtcaatacgttgccccttgataaccagcgcacttctgtatgttgtaaagtgttacatggtcgctgcctatatcattgcataatgcagaaaatacacgagagttcaggggccttgctttaacaaagttaaccattttcactgtagtgtccaaaacgtctttcaagctgtcaggcattcccttggcagcaagagcctctcgtgaatgctgcagtgtacccaagtggcgtcgggagcaactgcttgcacgcgcgttaccactccactatgtctccctgtcatggcttttgcgccatcagtacagatagcAACACcacttgaccaccaaagtccgtttgatgtcacaaagctgtccagtactttaaaaatatcctctcatgttgtcctggtttccagtggtttgcagaagaggatgtcttccttaattgaccgtccataaacgtaacggacatatactaggagctgtgccaggcccgccacttctgactcatccagctgtaacgcatataattcactggcttgtatgcgaataagtcctccacaatagtatgggaattgcctgtcctagccactctgtagctcaccatataagacgcttctagccccttcttattaatggtatctgttgcttttatacatgtcttactactcaaaagtcgtCTTTATTTTGCTAAACAAAACtgctgtggcttatttttcaaattgtcatgtttagtttctaaatgtctgcgcaagagtgaaggtttcccgtgagagagtaacggttaatgtgattggatgctaattatttgactaggctacctgtatttgacattgtgttgttatttcgctgaataCTAGATGGttgaattttatttttggcagtgaaacgaggctaccaAATGTACGTATAGCCCGTTggaaatataaatgtactgtttgaaaatgtgaagaaaaaaaagatatatatttaaatgtgaatcatatttttatttggcgtacccctgacTGCGTTGTGTGTACTTGGGAATACCTGATCTACACTaattaaaggtgcactatgcaaAAATCACTCATATCCTtcttgctaaaattctaatagttttcctaatttcagtttgtgacaaaacaagcaagcaGAGTGTCGAGAATCATTGTAccgtctaaaccgctgtgaaatatattttccttaacaaaaaatattgtattttcagctgtttgaagctggtgtacaaaacataAAGTAATAGAcacaaaaacgaaacttaagaacggggAGCACAGAAAAAGAAGCACATCGAACAGATCTACagtttcttagacttgctttcaacgaGAATGACATATATATAACTAAAatgtctatgtgaatttggttgggttgtCCAAAAcattacatattgcagctttaacaaaGATACACTAAATGGGGAGTAAACATGCATGGTAGTTTTGGACAAATCCAGAATATGCATGCCTACCCCACGAGAACAAAATGTTAACTAACtactaaattcagcaaaaaaagaaacatccctttttcaggaccctgtctttcaaagataatttgtaaaaatccaagtaacttcacagatcttcattgtaaagggtttaaacactgtttcccatgattgttcaatgaaccacaaataattaatgaacatgcacctgtggaacggttgttaagacactaacaacttacagacggtaggcaattaaggtcaaagttaggaaaacttaggacactaaagaggcctttctactgactgaaaaacaccaaaagaaagatgtctctgctcatctgcgtgaacgtgccttaggcatgcatgctgcaaggaggcatgaggactgcagatgtggccagggtaataaattgcaatgtctgtactaaTGAGACTCCTAAGACagccctacagggagacaggacggacagctgatcatcctcgcagtggcaggccacgtgtaacaacacctgcacaggatcggtacataggaaaatcacacctgtgggacaggtacaggatggcaacaacatctgcccgagttacactaggaacgcacaatccctccatcagtgctcagactgtccgcaataggctgagagaggctagacTGAAGGCTTGTAgccctgttgtaaggcaggtcctcaccagacatcactggcaacaacgtcgcctatgggcacaaacccaccgtcgctggaccagacaggaaaGGCAAAAAgagctcttcact
This region of Salvelinus namaycush isolate Seneca chromosome 32, SaNama_1.0, whole genome shotgun sequence genomic DNA includes:
- the mrps21 gene encoding 28S ribosomal protein S21, mitochondrial, with protein sequence MANHLRFVARTVMVNEGNIDAAYKALNRVLSVDGIIETVKRKRYYEKPCRRRQRENYENCKRIYHSEMARKISFISRTQRRDPWVGS